A genome region from Streptomyces showdoensis includes the following:
- a CDS encoding amino acid adenylation domain-containing protein, with protein sequence MAPAASAAPQGEEVPDLLVFADAGGLGERLAELVLARGGRCRLVRPGRRYRRGARHTTVRPDSSADLRRLFADLDPATRTVVHLWNLDLPPLDAAAPADLAEIGTLGGYSLIPLAQVLPEARPDGRLHLVTRGTQAVRPGDPVEPFGAPAWGIGRVLRQQELTAHSGKSIDLGLAPGLDPAAEAEALLRELTADDGEDEVALRGDRRHISRLRPPAGLTHPLPLRLRADGSYLVTGAFGALGRLLCRTLVRRGARRLILLGRSAVPERGAWPGLDPLSPAGQRVAFLRELEALGAEVLVAAVDVTDPEAMERWLGQRRRSGLPPVRGVFHLAGQVRDVLLPALDREAFDAGYRPKVDGGYLLHRLLLDEPVEHFVLFASIASLLTTAGQVNYAAGNAFLDALAHRRRAQGLPALSLDWGPWATGMIEELGLVAHYRDARGMSSLAPEAGMAVLERVIGQDRAQLLIATVVDWPVFLAWYPTPPRLVSGLAAAAARDTPAGPGGGLLDAFRRSDAQERTRLVAERFAELAAGVLRVRPERIDADSRLGSLGLDSLLAMELRARVLTELGVSLPVVALLSNGPVGELTDRLHEGLTELVSAEAPDQEAEVELFTDPHRHPLTHNQQALWFLRQLNPDGFAYNIGGAVEVRAALDPELLFEAFRTLIGRHPSLRAGVTTEAGRPVQRIRSEIRADTGLFDVEGLPWEEVRARLVEEYRRPYDLEHDPLVRLRLFRRGPDRWVVMKAVHHIVSDAISTFTFIEELFEVYHGLRTDRPVELAPVAARYLDFLNRQNRFLAGPEARRMLEYWRGHLPDEVPALDLPTDRPRPPVQTDNGASEFFLLDEELSARVHALAREHGVTPYMVLLTAYYLLLHRWSGQDEIVVGSPVTGRTEEEFASVYGYFVNPLPLHVSLAGEPTVSELLGRVRDTVLGGLDHQEYPFVLLVEQLGLQHDPSRSAVFQAMFILLTHKVATERIGYELEYIELPEEEGQFDVTLSAYEDRSDGRFHCVLKYNTDLFDAATVRRMAGHYRTLLDGLTRADAERPADRLPMLGDAERDRIVTEFGGGTRTIDHGVPVHELIGKIAAQYPEATAVSVPGGRRLRYRELEHRSRRMAAALRELGVGNGTVVAVCLDKSPELVVALLAVLRAGGAYLPLDPDHPAERLAGLMEHAGARLVLTDRQQGEASPPPHRAVTLDELDRPELDDRAEPAVDLDQTAYVIHTSGSTGRPKAVQVSHRNLASVFVAWQAEYRLETEARVHLQMAGVSFDVFTGDLVRALCSGGTLVLVDRELLFDTARLYRTMRAEGVDCGEFVPSVARGLLAHCEREGTNLDFMRLLIVGSDAWKAGEHQRLLALCGPDTRVVNSYGLTEGTIDSAYFEGPADHLEPGRMVPIGRPLPNSELYVLDRHGEPVPPGVAGELWIGGAGVATGYLGEPERTAERFVVRTPGRAPVRLYRTGDLGHWDADGVLHLHGRADGQVKVRGHRIETGEIEARLAARPELAQVCVTVRPDESGENVLCAYCVPVEGARLDARELRRHLAEQLPTYLIPAHFTELPALPLTSNGKVDRAALPQPRAEAGPEPHEPPVTLYERRMAAHWQTLLGLERPGLRDDFFEAGGSSIKLIELIHHLRTEFNAAVPVGGLFRTSTLHGMARTLEDVVTGRLPGAEPYLWFNPGADPTGTVFCLPPAGGHGLVYRQLAARLPAHRFAAFNYLSGPDKAARYADLAEELHPDGPYTLFGYSLGGNLAFEVAEELERRGRTVGTVVIMDSHRIAEAFVLGEEHLAEFEHELAEHLHRHTGSEIVARETVEQAREYLAHCSAHPALGVLRAPIAVISDRDKLRHFAPGEPGGWHGASSTGCTVHQGHGRHAEMLDGAFLDRNAELARTLLAGGAPHGGA encoded by the coding sequence GTGGCCCCCGCGGCGTCCGCCGCCCCGCAGGGTGAGGAGGTGCCCGACCTGCTGGTGTTCGCCGACGCGGGCGGCCTCGGCGAGCGGCTGGCCGAACTGGTCCTGGCCCGTGGCGGCCGGTGCCGGCTCGTCCGGCCGGGGCGCCGCTACCGGCGCGGTGCGCGGCACACGACCGTGCGGCCGGACTCCTCCGCCGATCTGCGGAGGCTGTTCGCGGACCTCGACCCGGCCACCCGGACCGTGGTCCACCTGTGGAACCTCGATCTGCCGCCGCTGGACGCCGCCGCCCCGGCGGACCTCGCCGAGATCGGAACCCTCGGCGGATACTCCCTGATCCCGCTCGCCCAGGTGCTGCCCGAGGCCCGGCCGGACGGACGGCTGCACCTCGTCACGCGGGGCACCCAGGCCGTCCGGCCGGGCGATCCGGTGGAGCCGTTCGGCGCCCCCGCCTGGGGCATCGGCCGCGTGCTGCGGCAGCAGGAACTCACGGCCCACAGCGGCAAGTCGATCGACCTCGGCCTCGCCCCCGGGCTCGACCCGGCGGCGGAGGCCGAAGCCCTGCTGCGCGAGCTGACGGCCGACGACGGCGAGGACGAGGTCGCGCTGCGCGGCGACCGCCGCCACATCAGCCGGCTGCGCCCGCCCGCCGGGCTCACCCACCCGCTGCCGCTCCGGCTGCGAGCGGACGGCAGCTACCTGGTCACGGGCGCCTTCGGGGCGCTCGGTCGGCTGCTCTGCCGCACCCTGGTCCGGCGCGGGGCCCGGCGCCTGATCCTCCTCGGCCGCAGCGCCGTGCCCGAGCGCGGCGCGTGGCCCGGGCTGGATCCGCTGAGCCCCGCCGGACAGCGGGTCGCCTTCCTGCGCGAGCTCGAAGCCCTCGGTGCGGAGGTGCTGGTCGCGGCGGTCGACGTCACCGACCCGGAGGCGATGGAGCGGTGGCTCGGCCAGCGGAGGCGGAGCGGGCTGCCGCCGGTGCGGGGCGTGTTCCACCTCGCCGGCCAGGTACGGGACGTCCTGCTGCCGGCGCTGGACCGCGAGGCCTTCGACGCCGGCTACCGGCCGAAGGTGGACGGCGGGTACCTCCTGCACCGGCTGCTGCTCGACGAGCCGGTCGAGCACTTCGTCCTGTTCGCCTCGATCGCCTCGCTGCTCACCACGGCCGGGCAGGTCAACTACGCCGCCGGCAACGCCTTCCTCGACGCGCTCGCCCACCGCCGCCGCGCACAGGGACTGCCCGCGCTCAGTCTGGACTGGGGGCCCTGGGCCACCGGCATGATCGAGGAGCTCGGGCTGGTCGCCCACTACCGGGACGCCCGCGGGATGAGCTCGCTCGCGCCGGAGGCCGGCATGGCGGTCCTGGAGCGGGTGATCGGGCAGGACCGGGCCCAGCTGCTCATCGCCACGGTGGTGGACTGGCCGGTGTTCCTCGCCTGGTACCCCACGCCGCCGCGGCTGGTCTCCGGACTCGCGGCCGCCGCCGCGCGGGACACCCCGGCCGGGCCCGGCGGCGGTCTGCTCGACGCCTTCCGCCGCTCCGACGCGCAGGAGCGCACCCGGCTCGTGGCCGAGCGCTTCGCCGAGCTGGCCGCGGGCGTGCTCCGGGTGCGCCCGGAGCGGATCGACGCGGACAGCCGGCTCGGCTCGCTCGGCCTCGACTCACTGCTCGCGATGGAGCTGCGGGCCCGGGTCCTCACCGAACTGGGAGTCTCGCTGCCGGTGGTGGCCCTGCTCAGCAACGGCCCGGTCGGCGAGCTGACCGACCGTCTCCACGAAGGACTGACCGAGCTGGTGTCGGCCGAGGCACCGGACCAGGAGGCGGAGGTGGAGCTGTTCACCGACCCGCACCGCCACCCGCTCACCCACAACCAGCAGGCCCTCTGGTTCCTCCGGCAGCTCAACCCGGACGGTTTCGCCTACAACATCGGCGGCGCGGTGGAGGTCCGCGCCGCGCTCGACCCGGAGCTGCTGTTCGAGGCCTTCCGCACCCTCATCGGGCGGCACCCGAGCCTGCGGGCCGGCGTCACCACCGAGGCCGGCCGCCCCGTGCAGCGCATCCGGAGCGAGATCCGCGCCGACACCGGCCTGTTCGACGTCGAGGGCCTGCCCTGGGAGGAGGTCCGCGCCCGGCTGGTCGAGGAGTACCGCAGGCCGTACGACCTGGAGCACGACCCCCTGGTCCGGCTGCGGCTGTTCCGGCGCGGGCCGGACCGCTGGGTCGTCATGAAGGCCGTCCACCACATCGTCTCGGACGCGATCTCCACCTTCACGTTCATCGAGGAGCTGTTCGAGGTCTACCACGGCCTGCGCACCGACCGGCCCGTGGAGCTCGCCCCGGTGGCGGCCCGCTACCTGGACTTCCTCAACCGCCAGAACCGCTTCCTCGCCGGGCCCGAGGCACGGCGGATGCTGGAGTACTGGCGCGGTCACCTGCCGGACGAGGTGCCGGCGCTCGACCTGCCCACCGACCGGCCGCGCCCGCCGGTGCAGACGGACAACGGAGCCTCCGAGTTCTTCCTGCTGGACGAGGAGCTCAGCGCCCGGGTGCACGCGCTGGCCCGCGAGCACGGCGTCACCCCGTACATGGTCCTGCTCACCGCGTACTACCTGCTGCTGCACCGGTGGTCGGGCCAGGACGAGATCGTGGTCGGCAGCCCCGTCACCGGCCGCACCGAGGAGGAGTTCGCCTCGGTCTACGGGTACTTCGTCAATCCGCTGCCCCTCCACGTCAGCCTGGCCGGCGAGCCGACCGTGTCCGAGCTGCTGGGACGGGTGCGCGACACCGTCCTCGGCGGGCTGGACCACCAGGAGTACCCGTTCGTGCTGCTGGTCGAGCAACTGGGTCTGCAGCACGACCCCAGCCGCTCCGCGGTCTTCCAGGCGATGTTCATCCTGCTCACCCACAAGGTCGCCACCGAGCGCATCGGATACGAGCTGGAGTACATCGAACTCCCCGAGGAGGAGGGGCAGTTCGACGTCACCCTGTCCGCCTACGAGGACCGCTCGGACGGACGCTTCCACTGCGTCCTCAAGTACAACACCGACCTGTTCGACGCGGCGACGGTCCGGCGGATGGCCGGGCACTACCGCACCCTCCTCGACGGGCTCACCCGCGCCGACGCGGAACGCCCGGCGGACCGGCTGCCGATGCTCGGCGACGCGGAACGGGACCGGATCGTCACGGAGTTCGGCGGCGGTACGCGGACCATCGACCACGGCGTGCCGGTGCACGAGCTGATCGGCAAGATCGCCGCCCAGTACCCGGAGGCGACCGCCGTGTCCGTCCCCGGCGGACGGCGGTTGCGCTACCGGGAGCTGGAGCACCGTTCCCGCCGGATGGCGGCCGCGCTGCGCGAACTCGGCGTCGGGAACGGCACGGTCGTGGCGGTGTGCCTGGACAAGTCCCCGGAGCTGGTGGTCGCCCTGCTCGCGGTCCTCCGCGCCGGCGGCGCGTACCTGCCGCTCGACCCGGACCACCCGGCCGAGCGCCTGGCCGGGCTGATGGAGCACGCGGGCGCCCGGCTCGTCCTCACCGACCGGCAGCAGGGGGAGGCGTCCCCGCCGCCCCACCGGGCGGTGACCCTCGACGAGCTGGACCGGCCCGAACTCGACGACCGGGCCGAGCCCGCCGTGGACCTCGACCAGACCGCGTACGTCATCCACACCTCGGGTTCCACCGGCCGCCCCAAGGCCGTCCAGGTCAGCCACCGCAACCTCGCCTCCGTGTTCGTGGCCTGGCAGGCGGAGTACCGGCTGGAGACCGAGGCCCGGGTCCACCTGCAGATGGCGGGCGTCTCCTTCGACGTCTTCACCGGCGACCTGGTCCGGGCCCTGTGCTCCGGCGGGACGCTGGTCCTCGTCGACCGCGAGCTGCTGTTCGACACCGCGCGGCTCTACCGGACCATGCGGGCCGAGGGCGTCGACTGCGGCGAGTTCGTCCCCTCCGTGGCGCGCGGCCTGCTGGCGCACTGCGAGCGGGAGGGGACGAACCTGGACTTCATGCGGCTGCTGATCGTCGGCTCCGACGCCTGGAAGGCGGGCGAGCACCAGCGGCTCCTCGCCCTGTGCGGTCCGGACACCCGGGTGGTGAACTCCTACGGCCTCACCGAGGGCACCATCGACAGCGCCTACTTCGAGGGTCCGGCCGACCACCTGGAACCGGGCCGGATGGTGCCGATCGGCCGGCCGCTGCCCAACAGCGAGCTCTACGTCCTCGACCGGCACGGCGAGCCCGTGCCCCCGGGCGTGGCCGGCGAGCTGTGGATCGGCGGCGCCGGGGTCGCCACCGGCTACCTCGGCGAGCCGGAGCGGACGGCCGAGCGCTTCGTCGTCCGCACCCCCGGCCGCGCACCCGTCCGGCTGTACCGGACGGGCGACCTCGGCCACTGGGACGCGGACGGAGTGCTGCACCTCCACGGCCGCGCCGACGGCCAGGTGAAGGTGCGCGGCCATCGGATCGAGACCGGTGAGATCGAGGCCCGGCTGGCCGCCCGGCCCGAGCTCGCCCAGGTGTGCGTGACGGTACGGCCGGACGAGAGCGGCGAGAACGTGCTGTGCGCGTACTGCGTGCCCGTCGAGGGCGCCCGGCTGGACGCCCGGGAGCTGCGCCGCCACCTCGCCGAGCAGCTGCCCACCTACCTGATCCCCGCCCACTTCACCGAACTGCCCGCCCTGCCGCTCACCTCGAACGGCAAGGTCGACCGGGCCGCGCTGCCGCAGCCGCGCGCCGAGGCCGGGCCGGAACCGCACGAGCCGCCGGTGACGCTGTACGAACGGCGGATGGCCGCGCACTGGCAGACCCTGCTCGGGCTCGAACGGCCCGGACTGCGGGACGACTTCTTCGAGGCGGGCGGCAGCTCGATCAAGCTCATCGAGCTGATCCACCACCTGCGGACCGAGTTCAACGCCGCCGTCCCGGTCGGCGGCCTGTTTCGGACCAGCACCCTGCACGGCATGGCCCGCACCCTGGAGGACGTCGTCACCGGGCGGCTCCCCGGCGCCGAACCGTACCTGTGGTTCAACCCCGGAGCCGACCCGACGGGGACCGTCTTCTGCCTGCCCCCGGCGGGCGGCCACGGGCTGGTCTACCGGCAGCTCGCCGCCCGGCTCCCGGCACACCGCTTCGCCGCGTTCAACTACCTCTCCGGCCCGGACAAGGCCGCCCGCTACGCGGACCTCGCCGAGGAACTCCACCCGGACGGGCCGTACACCCTGTTCGGCTACTCCCTCGGCGGCAACCTCGCCTTCGAGGTCGCCGAGGAACTGGAGCGGCGCGGCCGCACGGTCGGCACCGTGGTCATCATGGACTCCCACCGGATCGCCGAGGCCTTCGTCCTCGGCGAGGAGCACCTGGCCGAGTTCGAGCACGAGCTGGCCGAGCACCTGCACCGGCACACCGGGTCCGAGATCGTCGCCCGCGAGACCGTCGAACAGGCCCGCGAGTACCTCGCCCACTGCAGTGCCCACCCCGCCCTCGGCGTGCTGCGCGCCCCGATCGCGGTGATCTCGGACCGGGACAAGCTGCGCCACTTCGCACCGGGCGAACCCGGCGGCTGGCACGGCGCCTCCAGCACCGGCTGCACCGTCCACCAGGGGCACGGGCGGCACGCCGAGATGCTCGACGGCGCCTTCCTGGACCGCAACGCCGAACTGGCCCGCACCCTGCTGGCGGGAGGTGCCCCGCATGGCGGCGCGTGA
- a CDS encoding phytoene desaturase family protein, giving the protein MAARDTGPQWSARPPGGRPRVIIIGAGMSGLAAGCYAQMSGLESRIFEKHVLPGGCCTAWARQGYLFDYCIDWLIGTAPGTGANDVWRELGALDGKRITSFDQFNRVVDEDGRSVTFYNDPDRLQRHLLEISPADARLIRSFCRDLRRFAALDPHWELKPPALKSAAEKARTLLGILPAFRLYWRTAATPMRRFADRFQDPLLRQAFPNVFLQELTGFPLLPYLFTMSCAHNGNAGFPEGGSLGLARSVEERYAGLGGHIGYRSRVERILVEDGRAVGVRLRNGQEHHADHVIAACDGPTVLDRLLEGRWTSPRTDRLYRELLDTPDNLYPAVVSAFVGLDGPLPDGEPHSTTYLLGPDRGADLPGCLQHSLVVQQRSGYSTGFAPAGKSVLHCTYFTDHRSWQELRKADRTAYRERKRQVVDFLRRFLAERHPGIGERIELIDVATPATTERYTGNTYGSILAWKAFSEADDVSTALVNRDRMRLPGLSGFSMAGQWTGMGGLIRAATSGRYAVQYLCAELGTEFRAWPSEGTEPWHPGKLGRLPQLEQRRTARKAAVAE; this is encoded by the coding sequence ATGGCGGCGCGTGACACCGGCCCCCAGTGGAGCGCCCGGCCCCCCGGCGGACGGCCCCGCGTCATCATCATCGGCGCCGGCATGTCGGGCCTGGCCGCCGGCTGCTACGCGCAGATGAGCGGACTGGAGAGCCGCATCTTCGAGAAGCACGTCCTGCCCGGAGGCTGCTGCACCGCCTGGGCCCGGCAGGGCTACCTCTTCGACTACTGCATCGACTGGCTGATCGGCACCGCACCCGGGACCGGGGCGAACGACGTCTGGCGCGAGCTCGGCGCGCTGGACGGCAAGCGGATCACCTCCTTCGACCAGTTCAACCGGGTCGTCGACGAGGACGGGCGGTCCGTCACCTTCTACAACGACCCCGACCGGCTCCAGCGCCACCTCCTGGAGATCTCGCCCGCCGACGCCCGGCTGATCCGCTCCTTCTGCCGGGACCTGAGGCGCTTCGCCGCCCTCGACCCGCACTGGGAACTCAAGCCGCCCGCCCTGAAGTCCGCGGCGGAGAAGGCCCGCACCCTGCTCGGCATCCTGCCCGCGTTCCGGCTGTACTGGCGCACCGCGGCCACCCCCATGCGCCGTTTCGCCGACCGTTTCCAGGACCCGCTGCTGCGCCAGGCCTTCCCCAACGTGTTCCTGCAGGAGCTGACCGGGTTCCCGCTGCTCCCGTACCTCTTCACCATGTCCTGCGCCCACAACGGCAACGCCGGCTTCCCGGAGGGCGGTTCGCTGGGGCTGGCCCGGTCGGTCGAGGAACGGTACGCCGGCCTCGGCGGGCACATCGGATACCGCTCCCGGGTGGAACGCATCCTCGTCGAGGACGGGCGCGCCGTCGGCGTGCGCCTCCGGAACGGGCAGGAGCACCACGCCGACCACGTCATCGCCGCCTGCGACGGCCCGACGGTCCTGGACCGGCTGCTGGAAGGGCGGTGGACCAGCCCGCGCACCGACCGCCTGTACCGCGAGCTGCTGGACACCCCCGACAACCTCTACCCGGCGGTGGTCTCCGCCTTCGTCGGCCTGGACGGCCCGCTGCCCGACGGCGAACCGCACAGCACCACCTACCTGCTCGGCCCGGACCGGGGCGCCGACCTGCCCGGCTGCCTGCAGCACAGCCTGGTCGTCCAGCAGCGCTCCGGCTACAGCACCGGCTTCGCCCCGGCCGGGAAGTCGGTGCTCCACTGCACCTACTTCACCGACCACCGTTCCTGGCAGGAACTCCGCAAGGCCGACCGCACGGCGTACCGGGAGCGCAAACGGCAGGTCGTCGACTTCCTCCGCCGCTTCCTCGCCGAGCGCCACCCGGGCATCGGCGAACGCATCGAACTGATCGACGTCGCCACCCCGGCCACCACCGAGCGCTACACCGGCAACACCTACGGCAGCATCCTGGCCTGGAAGGCCTTCTCCGAGGCCGACGACGTGTCGACCGCCCTGGTCAACCGGGACCGGATGCGACTGCCCGGCCTGAGCGGCTTCTCCATGGCCGGGCAGTGGACCGGCATGGGCGGCCTGATCCGGGCGGCCACCAGCGGCCGGTACGCCGTCCAGTACCTCTGTGCCGAACTCGGCACCGAGTTCCGGGCCTGGCCCAGCGAGGGCACCGAACCCTGGCACCCCGGGAAGCTCGGCCGGCTGCCGCAACTCGAACAGCGACGGACTGCCCGGAAGGCGGCGGTGGCCGAATGA
- a CDS encoding phytoene desaturase family protein, whose amino-acid sequence MLIIGGGLGGLSTGCYAQMNGYRSRVLEMHEIPGGSCTSWDRGDFTLDSCVSWLLGSGPGNEMHQIWLELGALQGKRMRNFDVFNTVRGRDGRAVRFYSDPDRLQAHLLDLSPADARPIRDFCDGLRTFRRALARYPFLTPVGLMGRRERWRMLASFIPYFNVIRRSLTVLMRDYSKRFRDPLLREAFNFILYEKHPNFPVLPFYFQLAAHADQSAGVPEGGSLGLARSVEQRYRRLGGEVTYNAKAVEILVEADRAVGVRLSDGTELRSDIVVSACDGRTTLLELLKGRYLTDAYRELYTSTINEPGMVFPGYLTVFLGLRRAFPDGEPCTTHLLDDSVAARLTGIRHPSINVQFRSRHYPELSPPGTSVVYATYFCDIAPWRELSTGPEQATRVRRGEELHTLPVGRGGAYQRAKRQVRDTITDYLEQLHPGLKDAIAVKDVSTPLTQVRYTANHDGTVLGWQPFVTSGEAVEQEVRRHGPGLPGLSGFYLSGVWATTGGLIRAAASGRHVMQFVCRDDGRPFTATVDHSAPLPVQLIDPVGATP is encoded by the coding sequence ATGCTGATCATCGGGGGAGGCCTCGGCGGCCTGTCCACCGGCTGCTACGCCCAGATGAACGGCTACCGCAGCCGGGTGCTGGAGATGCACGAGATCCCCGGCGGCTCCTGCACCTCCTGGGACCGGGGCGACTTCACCCTGGACAGCTGCGTCAGCTGGCTGCTCGGCAGCGGCCCCGGCAACGAGATGCACCAGATCTGGCTGGAGCTCGGCGCCCTCCAGGGCAAGCGGATGCGCAACTTCGACGTCTTCAACACCGTGCGCGGCCGCGACGGACGGGCCGTCCGCTTCTACTCCGACCCGGACCGCCTGCAAGCCCACCTGCTCGACCTCTCGCCCGCCGACGCCCGGCCGATCCGGGACTTCTGCGACGGCCTGCGCACCTTCCGCCGCGCCCTGGCCCGCTACCCCTTCCTCACCCCGGTCGGACTGATGGGGCGCAGGGAGCGCTGGCGGATGCTGGCCTCCTTCATCCCCTACTTCAACGTGATCCGGCGCTCCCTCACCGTCCTCATGCGGGACTACTCCAAGCGGTTCCGGGACCCGCTGCTGCGCGAGGCGTTCAACTTCATCCTGTACGAGAAGCACCCCAACTTCCCGGTGCTGCCCTTCTACTTCCAGCTCGCCGCCCACGCCGACCAGTCGGCGGGCGTGCCCGAGGGCGGCTCGCTCGGCCTCGCCCGCTCGGTCGAGCAGCGCTACCGCCGGCTCGGCGGCGAGGTCACGTACAACGCGAAGGCCGTCGAGATCCTCGTCGAGGCGGACCGGGCGGTCGGCGTCCGGCTCAGCGACGGGACCGAGCTCCGCTCCGACATCGTGGTCTCCGCCTGCGACGGCCGCACCACCCTGCTCGAACTGCTCAAGGGCCGCTACCTCACCGACGCCTACCGCGAGCTCTACACCAGCACCATCAACGAGCCCGGCATGGTCTTCCCCGGCTACCTCACCGTCTTCCTCGGCCTGCGCCGCGCCTTCCCCGACGGCGAGCCCTGCACCACCCACCTGCTCGACGACTCCGTGGCGGCCCGGCTCACCGGCATCCGCCACCCCAGCATCAACGTGCAGTTCCGCAGCCGCCACTACCCCGAGCTGTCGCCCCCGGGCACCTCCGTCGTGTACGCCACCTACTTCTGCGACATCGCCCCCTGGCGCGAGCTGAGCACGGGCCCGGAGCAGGCCACCCGGGTGCGCCGCGGCGAGGAGCTGCACACCCTGCCGGTCGGCCGCGGAGGCGCGTACCAGCGGGCCAAGCGGCAGGTGCGGGACACCATCACGGACTACCTGGAGCAGCTCCACCCGGGCCTGAAGGACGCGATCGCGGTCAAGGACGTCTCGACCCCGCTCACCCAGGTCCGCTACACGGCCAACCACGACGGCACGGTGCTCGGCTGGCAGCCCTTCGTGACCAGCGGCGAGGCCGTGGAGCAGGAGGTCCGCCGGCACGGCCCGGGCCTGCCCGGACTCTCCGGCTTCTACCTGTCCGGAGTCTGGGCCACCACCGGCGGCCTGATCCGGGCGGCGGCGTCCGGACGGCACGTCATGCAGTTCGTCTGCCGCGACGACGGCCGGCCGTTCACCGCCACCGTCGACCACAGCGCCCCCCTCCCCGTCCAACTCATCGACCCGGTAGGAGCTACCCCTTGA